A single region of the Rhodococcus sp. W8901 genome encodes:
- a CDS encoding branched-chain amino acid ABC transporter ATP-binding protein/permease — translation MQIWRTLRGVPSWIFALAFGLIVFFAPMMGMDATNTRQLQLACILALVVSGLNLSLGYAGELALGQAAMYAAGAYTAGLMSQAGHTEILVQLAAAGAVALIVGIITGIPGLRLGSWSLAMTSFFLILLVPDILAIFGGKTGGRNGLSGMEPPTLFGQDIDKNFYYVVVGVTILWFVVMRNLVVSRHGIAFRTLKQSPVLAQSQGVSVFRMKLLGYAIGALPAGLAGALFANTDLFIAPEAFGFTFATAVLAASILGGSASVYGAVIGAAIMQFGPNQSTAFQEYSLIFYGGFLIIGGVLLSGGLTKVFRSLATRLDRKAGIGALERPEPRDPEAIPHVDPIAGATLEVDGISKAFGGNQALEAATLRAEPGRVTALIGPNGSGKTTMLNMICGFYTADSGRIVIGDTEVQKFSSNRVAREGVARTFQTPNIPENVTVLEAVASGRYMTNRASMLSAVFRLPSFRKVAKADITEAERVLELVGMSHLRNEVATSLPLGMRRMLEVARAVIAEPRVLLLDEIASGMDEDELVRLSVLIRALRDAGATVLLVEHNFRLVLSLADTIVVLAQGQVIASGPPAEIEHHPRVLSEYLGVDPDSGTATELEKVE, via the coding sequence ATGCAGATCTGGCGCACTCTGCGCGGTGTCCCGAGCTGGATCTTCGCGCTCGCATTCGGCCTGATCGTGTTCTTCGCACCGATGATGGGCATGGACGCGACGAACACGCGTCAGCTCCAGCTGGCGTGCATCCTGGCCCTGGTGGTCAGCGGCCTGAACCTGAGCCTCGGCTATGCCGGTGAGCTCGCACTGGGCCAGGCCGCGATGTACGCGGCCGGCGCGTACACGGCCGGTCTGATGTCCCAGGCCGGGCACACCGAGATCCTGGTGCAGTTGGCGGCCGCGGGCGCGGTCGCACTCATTGTCGGCATCATCACCGGCATTCCCGGTCTGCGACTGGGTAGTTGGTCGCTGGCGATGACGTCGTTCTTCCTGATCCTGTTGGTGCCCGACATCCTCGCGATCTTCGGCGGCAAGACCGGTGGCCGTAACGGCCTGTCCGGGATGGAACCGCCGACGCTGTTCGGCCAGGACATCGACAAGAACTTCTACTACGTCGTGGTCGGCGTGACGATCCTGTGGTTCGTGGTGATGCGCAACCTCGTGGTCTCGCGTCACGGCATCGCGTTCCGCACGCTCAAGCAGTCTCCGGTTCTCGCGCAGTCCCAGGGTGTGTCCGTGTTCCGGATGAAGCTGTTGGGCTACGCGATCGGCGCCCTGCCCGCAGGCCTCGCGGGCGCCCTGTTCGCGAACACCGACCTGTTCATCGCCCCCGAGGCGTTCGGTTTCACGTTCGCCACCGCGGTGCTCGCGGCGTCGATCCTCGGTGGTTCGGCGAGCGTCTACGGTGCGGTGATCGGTGCGGCCATCATGCAGTTCGGGCCGAATCAGTCGACCGCGTTCCAGGAGTACTCGCTGATCTTCTACGGCGGCTTCCTGATCATCGGCGGCGTCCTGCTCTCGGGTGGACTCACGAAGGTGTTCCGCAGCCTGGCAACCAGGCTCGACCGCAAGGCCGGTATCGGCGCCCTCGAACGGCCGGAACCGCGGGACCCGGAGGCGATTCCGCATGTCGATCCCATCGCGGGTGCCACGCTCGAGGTCGACGGCATCTCGAAGGCGTTCGGCGGGAACCAGGCGCTCGAGGCGGCGACCCTGCGGGCCGAGCCGGGCCGGGTGACCGCGCTGATCGGGCCCAACGGTTCCGGCAAGACCACGATGCTCAACATGATCTGTGGCTTCTACACCGCGGACTCCGGTCGAATCGTCATCGGTGACACCGAGGTCCAGAAGTTCTCGTCGAACCGGGTGGCCCGTGAGGGTGTGGCCCGCACGTTCCAGACCCCGAACATCCCCGAGAACGTCACGGTCCTCGAGGCGGTCGCCTCGGGCCGGTACATGACGAACCGTGCCTCGATGCTCTCGGCCGTGTTCCGGCTGCCGAGCTTCCGCAAGGTCGCCAAGGCCGACATCACCGAGGCCGAGCGGGTCCTCGAACTGGTCGGAATGTCGCACCTACGGAACGAGGTTGCCACCTCGCTGCCGCTGGGAATGCGACGGATGCTCGAGGTCGCGCGCGCCGTGATCGCCGAGCCGCGGGTCCTGCTGCTCGACGAGATCGCGTCCGGCATGGACGAGGACGAACTCGTGCGGCTGTCGGTGCTCATCCGCGCCCTGCGTGACGCCGGCGCCACCGTGCTGCTGGTGGAGCACAACTTCCGCCTCGTCCTCTCCCTCGCCGACACCATCGTCGTGCTGGCGCAGGGACAGGTCATCGCGTCGGGCCCGCCCGCGGAGATCGAGCACCACCCCCGCGTGCTCAGCGAGTACCTCGGCGTGGACCCCGACAGCGGCACGGCTACCGAGCTGGAGAAGGTGGAGTGA
- a CDS encoding ABC transporter substrate-binding protein codes for MKNRRPVFVAAVAASVLTIAGCGGTDSAEAGGADAPYRVLVTGGISAQGVLAANAQTSILATKAGVEVQNQAGGIGGRQIELTVVDDAGDATIAVTKVREAINKQKPDLVLNSGPSSVGAAVLPILEQNDILSFNVAPTPDSTDPSKFPLNFDLAPGAGDNARGIVGHVKEKGYDNIGVIHGSTAYGELFGKEMTSELEKAGLKQAGNEEYEATALDMTAQLQSLKNAGAKAIALDAYGAPLGYVLQSMQRLGWDVPLIGNTSVSSTNLVANEPPNGVLGTPEVKNLVSQVFTSTVYDPNNEAVNKMVDTMASMGAISSTLIIADNYDAFPLVAAAAEKAGTTTDSEKLAQALETEEVQKNAKTAFLSRYNFTADNHGPNPTQDEMKFIAPTKVVNGQFGNPAA; via the coding sequence ATGAAGAATCGGCGTCCAGTGTTCGTCGCGGCGGTTGCCGCGTCGGTCTTGACGATTGCGGGGTGCGGTGGCACGGACTCCGCCGAGGCCGGCGGCGCCGATGCGCCGTACCGGGTCCTCGTGACCGGCGGTATCAGCGCCCAGGGTGTCCTCGCGGCCAACGCGCAGACCTCGATCCTCGCGACCAAGGCCGGTGTCGAGGTTCAGAACCAGGCCGGTGGCATCGGTGGTCGCCAGATCGAACTGACGGTCGTCGACGACGCCGGTGACGCCACTATCGCGGTCACCAAGGTGCGCGAGGCCATCAACAAGCAGAAGCCGGACCTCGTCCTCAACTCCGGACCGTCGTCCGTCGGCGCCGCGGTGCTGCCGATCCTCGAGCAGAACGACATCCTCTCGTTCAACGTTGCGCCCACGCCGGATTCGACGGATCCGTCGAAGTTCCCGCTGAACTTCGACCTGGCGCCCGGCGCCGGCGACAACGCCCGCGGCATCGTCGGCCACGTGAAGGAGAAGGGCTACGACAACATCGGTGTCATCCACGGCAGCACCGCGTACGGCGAGCTGTTCGGCAAGGAGATGACCTCCGAGCTGGAGAAGGCCGGGCTGAAGCAGGCCGGCAACGAGGAGTACGAGGCCACCGCGCTGGATATGACCGCGCAGCTGCAGTCGCTCAAGAACGCCGGCGCCAAGGCGATCGCGCTGGACGCGTACGGCGCGCCGCTGGGTTACGTCCTGCAGAGCATGCAGCGTCTGGGCTGGGACGTGCCGCTGATCGGCAACACCTCGGTGTCGAGCACCAACCTCGTCGCCAACGAGCCGCCGAACGGCGTCCTCGGTACGCCTGAGGTGAAGAACCTTGTCTCGCAGGTCTTCACGAGCACCGTGTACGACCCGAACAACGAGGCCGTCAACAAGATGGTCGACACGATGGCCTCGATGGGCGCCATCTCGTCGACGCTGATCATTGCTGACAACTACGACGCGTTCCCGCTCGTGGCCGCCGCTGCCGAGAAGGCCGGCACCACCACCGATTCCGAGAAGCTGGCGCAGGCGCTCGAGACCGAAGAGGTCCAGAAGAACGCGAAGACGGCCTTCCTGTCCCGCTACAACTTCACTGCCGACAACCACGGCCCGAACCCGACGCAGGACGAGATGAAGTTCATCGCGCCCACCAAGGTCGTCAACGGCCAGTTCGGCAATCCGGCCGCATGA
- a CDS encoding branched-chain amino acid ABC transporter permease, with the protein MTILWSGLALGAVYVLVAIGYNIVFVSSNTFNFAQAQLMMVGTFVAYTGLVTLKLPVLVVAVMATVTVMILAAVEELVAIRPVADHQNQLVTTLGAATLLNGATQLIWGSEPLTVPFFGSNDPITILGGRTYPVEIALLVLSIVLVIGLGQLSKRTMTGLALMGVSEDREAAMLRGVNVRRIAMGAFAFSGAIAGVLGLFVGPKTFAVATLGAALALKGFVALAIGGFGSLPGALIGGLTVGLVESFTALWAGSQYSNIAVFVVLIVVLMVKPAGLFGTVKERVV; encoded by the coding sequence GTGACGATTCTGTGGTCGGGGCTCGCCCTCGGCGCTGTCTACGTGCTCGTCGCGATCGGGTACAACATCGTGTTCGTCTCGTCGAACACCTTCAACTTCGCGCAGGCGCAGTTGATGATGGTCGGCACCTTCGTGGCTTACACGGGCCTGGTGACGCTGAAGCTTCCGGTGCTGGTGGTTGCCGTGATGGCCACCGTGACGGTGATGATCCTCGCGGCCGTCGAGGAGTTGGTCGCGATCAGACCGGTCGCCGATCACCAGAACCAATTGGTGACGACATTGGGTGCGGCGACGTTGCTCAACGGTGCGACGCAGTTGATCTGGGGCAGTGAGCCGCTGACGGTTCCGTTCTTCGGGTCGAACGACCCGATCACCATCCTGGGCGGCCGGACGTATCCGGTCGAGATCGCGCTGCTGGTCCTGTCGATCGTGCTCGTGATCGGCCTCGGTCAGCTGAGCAAGCGGACCATGACCGGTCTGGCTCTCATGGGTGTCTCCGAGGACCGCGAGGCCGCGATGCTGCGTGGTGTCAATGTGCGGCGCATCGCGATGGGCGCGTTCGCGTTCTCCGGTGCGATCGCCGGTGTGCTCGGACTGTTCGTGGGCCCCAAGACGTTCGCGGTCGCGACGCTCGGTGCCGCGCTGGCGCTCAAGGGCTTCGTGGCCCTGGCGATCGGCGGCTTCGGTTCGCTGCCGGGCGCACTGATCGGTGGTCTGACGGTCGGTCTGGTCGAATCGTTCACCGCACTGTGGGCGGGTAGCCAGTACAGCAACATCGCGGTGTTCGTCGTGCTGATCGTCGTCCTGATGGTCAAACCTGCCGGACTGTTCGGCACGGTGAAAGAACGGGTGGTGTGA